In a single window of the Euwallacea fornicatus isolate EFF26 chromosome 5, ASM4011564v1, whole genome shotgun sequence genome:
- the LOC136339194 gene encoding uncharacterized protein isoform X5 — protein sequence MQSVKKIRHILSEPSNPHTITTPIRASAPKILSAVDVSDMNHLTLSTNGSIEEVHVWNNLMDTMVTFIQACTHFMKIIANKVRAEYRESSPKEEDNLNEIIEGFEQECQSCRPSPSCGRDRGVPSKNILGTTFAVEKSVPQSGKDDRCTCAEIRTKRLEEKKDRFSSSKNKPQEAEDEEQPPEDHAIEVICGWDATLEHRMTMVRDIVKKLGNVQQEILRLQEALVKLQKIEAFKRMDPHGGLKQEALCRQIMKDNAAMAAAQRTLSPLREQSYPNGRSSVFPSGCEPQWPHQEGFNTSIRRSDMGTSVMPPIISGGARMFHPVHTFTTCNPLFMETSADPAMDMDRTAISNNSRIETCITPNIFPPRGCPCFISSCKSPSGPYGGECVLDSSMETSGMRSPQEPCASWRESRVDTSTPSQTLMTTSMDGTGFFHHPFMETRCTHNVFPSRACHYHIGSIRSTLKSDEREFDPSIEKSGKRTPIMTHASSRGERESYPVNTSTISSPPYVETQSQPAVDIDKTFPSSQSSVQALSTSNVLPPRDSSLPWNDKKTPVRAFGSSRARKFSPVHTSTPAGPPLTKIPPESGVKMDRTGTFSASPGETSRIPNVFSPKAFSSDISPIRSSPEAYEREFDSSMSESGKRAPVMPLSHSTVDTSTPSSLLAIKTSSRKDKDSTPDAVYWSRVAKYGDPDVEDEQRETNVRSTLKSDSKESPTNGE from the exons ATGCAATCTGTCAAAAAAATACGTCATATTTTGTCAGAACCATCAAACCCTCATACAATAACTACACCAATCCGAGCTTCGGCCCCCAAAATTCTAAGTGCAGTGGATGTATCAGACATGAACCACCTCACGCTATCCACCAATGGCTCGATCGAAGAGGTCCACGTATGGAACAATCTGATGGACACGATGGTCACCTTCATCCAGGCCTGTAcccattttatgaaaatcatCGCCAATAAAGTGAGAGCTGAATATAGAGAGAGCTCTCCTAAGGAGGAGGATAATTTGAATGAGATTATCGAAGG TTTTGAACAAGAATGCCAGTCGTGTAGGCCTAGCCCTTCTTGCGGGAGGGACAGAGGAGTGCCCTCGAAGAATATTTTAGGTACTACTTTTGCAGTTGAAAAATCTGTTCCCCAGAGTGGAAAAGATGACAGATGTACCTGCGCAGAAATTAGGACTAAACGATTAGAAGAGAAGAAAG ATAGATTCAGCTCCTCCAAGAACAAACCTCAAGAGGCAGAAGATGAAGAACAGCCTCCAGAGGACCATGCAA TTGAGGTAATTTGTGGATGGGATGCCACACTCGAACACCGCATGACGATGGTAAGGGACATAGTGAAAAAGCTGGGCAATGTCCAGCAGGAAATTCTGCGTTTACAAGAAGCCCTGGTAAAACTGCAGAAGATAGAAGCCTTCAAGAGAATGGATCCTCATGGTGGGCTTAAGCAAGAAGCCCTGTGTAGGCAGATTATGAAAGACAATGCG GCGATGGCAGCGGCTCAACGCACTTTAAGCCCTCTAAGAGAACAGTCCTATCCTAATGGCAGGTCTAGTGTTTTCCCTTCAGGGTGTGAACCACAATGGCCCCACCAAGAAGGATTTA ATACTTCGATAAGGAGGAGCGATATGGGGACCTCAGTCATGCCCCCTATAATTTCAGGAGGGGCACGAATGTTCCATCCAGTGCACACATTCACAACTTGTAATCCGCTTTTCATGGAGACCTCAGCGGATCCAGCAATGGATATGGATAGAACGGCCATTTCTAATAATTCTCGCATAGAAACTTGTATCACCCCTAACATTTTCCCTCCAAGAG GTTGTCCTTGCTTCATAAGTTCATGCAAAAGCCCTTCGGGGCCCTACGGGGGAGAAtgtg TTTTAGATTCTTCAATGGAAACAAGTGGAATGAGGAGCCCA CAGGAGCCTTGCGCGTCTTGGAGAGAGTCCCGAGTAGACACTTCTACCCCTAGTCAAACCTTAATGACGACTTCAATGGATGGAACAGGCTTTTTCCATCATCCCTTTATGGAGACCCGTTGCACCCATAATGTTTTCCCTTCGAGAG CTTGTCATTACCATATCGGTTCAATCAGAAGCACTTTGAAATCCGATGAGAgagaatttg ATCCTTCAATAGAGAAAAGTGGTAAAAGAACCCCTATAATGACCCACGCAAGTTCAAGGGGCGAACGAGAGTCCTATCCGGTGAACACTTCCACCATTTCTAGTCCGCCCTACGTGGAGACTCAATCACAGCCTGCAGTAGACATAGACAAAACATTCCCTTCTAGTCAGTCCTCTGTGCAGGCCCTTAGTACCTCTAATGTTTTACCTCCAAGGG ATTCTTCATTACCTTGGAATGATAAGAAGACCCCTGTAAGGGCCTTTGGGAGCTCAAGGGCACGAAAATTCTCTCCGGTGCACACTTCCACCCCTGCTGGTCCGCCATTAACGAAAATCCCACCAGAGTCCGGAGTGAAGATGGACAGAACAGGCACTTTTAGTGCGTCTCCCGGAGAAACCTCAAGAATTCCTAATGTTTTCTCTCCAAAGG CTTTTTCCTCTGACATAAGTCCAATTAGAAGCTCTCCGGAGGCCTATGAAAGAGAATTTG ATTCTTCAATGAGCGAGAGTGGCAAGAGAGCCCCTGTAATGCCCCTTTCACATTCAACGGTAGACACTTCCACTCCTTCCAGTTTGCTCGCCATAAAGACCTCCTCACGGAAGGACAAGGATAGCACTCCTG ATGCAGTTTACTGGAGCCGTGTTGCCAAATATGGAGACCCTGATGTAGAGGATGAGCAAAGGGAGACCAACGTGCGCTCCACATTGAAGTCCGACAGTAAAG AATCCCCTACAAATGGAGAGTGA
- the LOC136339194 gene encoding uncharacterized protein isoform X2, with protein sequence MQSVKKIRHILSEPSNPHTITTPIRASAPKILSAVDVSDMNHLTLSTNGSIEEVHVWNNLMDTMVTFIQACTHFMKIIANKVRAEYRESSPKEEDNLNEIIEGFEQECQSCRPSPSCGRDRGVPSKNILGTTFAVEKSVPQSGKDDRCTCAEIRTKRLEEKKDRFSSSKNKPQEAEDEEQPPEDHAIEVICGWDATLEHRMTMVRDIVKKLGNVQQEILRLQEALVKLQKIEAFKRMDPHGGLKQEALCRQIMKDNAAMAAAQRTLSPLREQSYPNGRSSVFPSGCEPQWPHQEGFNTSIRRSDMGTSVMPPIISGGARMFHPVHTFTTCNPLFMETSADPAMDMDRTAISNNSRIETCITPNIFPPRGCPCFISSCKSPSGPYGGECDSSMETSGMRSPVRPIAKLVNIGRFSSQQEPCASWRESRVDTSTPSQTLMTTSMDGTGFFHHPFMETRCTHNVFPSRACHYHIGSIRSTLKSDEREFDPSIEKSGKRTPIMTHASSRGERESYPVNTSTISSPPYVETQSQPAVDIDKTFPSSQSSVQALSTSNVLPPRDSSLPWNDKKTPVRAFGSSRARKFSPVHTSTPAGPPLTKIPPESGVKMDRTGTFSASPGETSRIPNVFSPKAFSSDISPIRSSPEAYEREFDSSMSESGKRAPVMPLSHSTVDTSTPSSLLAIKTSSRKDKDSTPDAVYWSRVAKYGDPDVEDEQRETNVRSTLKSDSKESPTNGE encoded by the exons ATGCAATCTGTCAAAAAAATACGTCATATTTTGTCAGAACCATCAAACCCTCATACAATAACTACACCAATCCGAGCTTCGGCCCCCAAAATTCTAAGTGCAGTGGATGTATCAGACATGAACCACCTCACGCTATCCACCAATGGCTCGATCGAAGAGGTCCACGTATGGAACAATCTGATGGACACGATGGTCACCTTCATCCAGGCCTGTAcccattttatgaaaatcatCGCCAATAAAGTGAGAGCTGAATATAGAGAGAGCTCTCCTAAGGAGGAGGATAATTTGAATGAGATTATCGAAGG TTTTGAACAAGAATGCCAGTCGTGTAGGCCTAGCCCTTCTTGCGGGAGGGACAGAGGAGTGCCCTCGAAGAATATTTTAGGTACTACTTTTGCAGTTGAAAAATCTGTTCCCCAGAGTGGAAAAGATGACAGATGTACCTGCGCAGAAATTAGGACTAAACGATTAGAAGAGAAGAAAG ATAGATTCAGCTCCTCCAAGAACAAACCTCAAGAGGCAGAAGATGAAGAACAGCCTCCAGAGGACCATGCAA TTGAGGTAATTTGTGGATGGGATGCCACACTCGAACACCGCATGACGATGGTAAGGGACATAGTGAAAAAGCTGGGCAATGTCCAGCAGGAAATTCTGCGTTTACAAGAAGCCCTGGTAAAACTGCAGAAGATAGAAGCCTTCAAGAGAATGGATCCTCATGGTGGGCTTAAGCAAGAAGCCCTGTGTAGGCAGATTATGAAAGACAATGCG GCGATGGCAGCGGCTCAACGCACTTTAAGCCCTCTAAGAGAACAGTCCTATCCTAATGGCAGGTCTAGTGTTTTCCCTTCAGGGTGTGAACCACAATGGCCCCACCAAGAAGGATTTA ATACTTCGATAAGGAGGAGCGATATGGGGACCTCAGTCATGCCCCCTATAATTTCAGGAGGGGCACGAATGTTCCATCCAGTGCACACATTCACAACTTGTAATCCGCTTTTCATGGAGACCTCAGCGGATCCAGCAATGGATATGGATAGAACGGCCATTTCTAATAATTCTCGCATAGAAACTTGTATCACCCCTAACATTTTCCCTCCAAGAG GTTGTCCTTGCTTCATAAGTTCATGCAAAAGCCCTTCGGGGCCCTACGGGGGAGAAtgtg ATTCTTCAATGGAAACAAGTGGAATGAGGAGCCCAGTAAGGCCCATTGCAAAGTTAGTGAACATAGGAAGATTTTCTTCGCAGCAGGAGCCTTGCGCGTCTTGGAGAGAGTCCCGAGTAGACACTTCTACCCCTAGTCAAACCTTAATGACGACTTCAATGGATGGAACAGGCTTTTTCCATCATCCCTTTATGGAGACCCGTTGCACCCATAATGTTTTCCCTTCGAGAG CTTGTCATTACCATATCGGTTCAATCAGAAGCACTTTGAAATCCGATGAGAgagaatttg ATCCTTCAATAGAGAAAAGTGGTAAAAGAACCCCTATAATGACCCACGCAAGTTCAAGGGGCGAACGAGAGTCCTATCCGGTGAACACTTCCACCATTTCTAGTCCGCCCTACGTGGAGACTCAATCACAGCCTGCAGTAGACATAGACAAAACATTCCCTTCTAGTCAGTCCTCTGTGCAGGCCCTTAGTACCTCTAATGTTTTACCTCCAAGGG ATTCTTCATTACCTTGGAATGATAAGAAGACCCCTGTAAGGGCCTTTGGGAGCTCAAGGGCACGAAAATTCTCTCCGGTGCACACTTCCACCCCTGCTGGTCCGCCATTAACGAAAATCCCACCAGAGTCCGGAGTGAAGATGGACAGAACAGGCACTTTTAGTGCGTCTCCCGGAGAAACCTCAAGAATTCCTAATGTTTTCTCTCCAAAGG CTTTTTCCTCTGACATAAGTCCAATTAGAAGCTCTCCGGAGGCCTATGAAAGAGAATTTG ATTCTTCAATGAGCGAGAGTGGCAAGAGAGCCCCTGTAATGCCCCTTTCACATTCAACGGTAGACACTTCCACTCCTTCCAGTTTGCTCGCCATAAAGACCTCCTCACGGAAGGACAAGGATAGCACTCCTG ATGCAGTTTACTGGAGCCGTGTTGCCAAATATGGAGACCCTGATGTAGAGGATGAGCAAAGGGAGACCAACGTGCGCTCCACATTGAAGTCCGACAGTAAAG AATCCCCTACAAATGGAGAGTGA
- the LOC136339194 gene encoding uncharacterized protein isoform X6, giving the protein MQSVKKIRHILSEPSNPHTITTPIRASAPKILSAVDVSDMNHLTLSTNGSIEEVHVWNNLMDTMVTFIQACTHFMKIIANKVRAEYRESSPKEEDNLNEIIEGFEQECQSCRPSPSCGRDRGVPSKNILGTTFAVEKSVPQSGKDDRCTCAEIRTKRLEEKKDRFSSSKNKPQEAEDEEQPPEDHAIEVICGWDATLEHRMTMVRDIVKKLGNVQQEILRLQEALVKLQKIEAFKRMDPHGGLKQEALCRQIMKDNAAMAAAQRTLSPLREQSYPNGRSSVFPSGCEPQWPHQEGFNTSIRRSDMGTSVMPPIISGGARMFHPVHTFTTCNPLFMETSADPAMDMDRTAISNNSRIETCITPNIFPPRGCPCFISSCKSPSGPYGGECDSSMETSGMRSPQEPCASWRESRVDTSTPSQTLMTTSMDGTGFFHHPFMETRCTHNVFPSRACHYHIGSIRSTLKSDEREFDPSIEKSGKRTPIMTHASSRGERESYPVNTSTISSPPYVETQSQPAVDIDKTFPSSQSSVQALSTSNVLPPRDSSLPWNDKKTPVRAFGSSRARKFSPVHTSTPAGPPLTKIPPESGVKMDRTGTFSASPGETSRIPNVFSPKAFSSDISPIRSSPEAYEREFDSSMSESGKRAPVMPLSHSTVDTSTPSSLLAIKTSSRKDKDSTPDAVYWSRVAKYGDPDVEDEQRETNVRSTLKSDSKESPTNGE; this is encoded by the exons ATGCAATCTGTCAAAAAAATACGTCATATTTTGTCAGAACCATCAAACCCTCATACAATAACTACACCAATCCGAGCTTCGGCCCCCAAAATTCTAAGTGCAGTGGATGTATCAGACATGAACCACCTCACGCTATCCACCAATGGCTCGATCGAAGAGGTCCACGTATGGAACAATCTGATGGACACGATGGTCACCTTCATCCAGGCCTGTAcccattttatgaaaatcatCGCCAATAAAGTGAGAGCTGAATATAGAGAGAGCTCTCCTAAGGAGGAGGATAATTTGAATGAGATTATCGAAGG TTTTGAACAAGAATGCCAGTCGTGTAGGCCTAGCCCTTCTTGCGGGAGGGACAGAGGAGTGCCCTCGAAGAATATTTTAGGTACTACTTTTGCAGTTGAAAAATCTGTTCCCCAGAGTGGAAAAGATGACAGATGTACCTGCGCAGAAATTAGGACTAAACGATTAGAAGAGAAGAAAG ATAGATTCAGCTCCTCCAAGAACAAACCTCAAGAGGCAGAAGATGAAGAACAGCCTCCAGAGGACCATGCAA TTGAGGTAATTTGTGGATGGGATGCCACACTCGAACACCGCATGACGATGGTAAGGGACATAGTGAAAAAGCTGGGCAATGTCCAGCAGGAAATTCTGCGTTTACAAGAAGCCCTGGTAAAACTGCAGAAGATAGAAGCCTTCAAGAGAATGGATCCTCATGGTGGGCTTAAGCAAGAAGCCCTGTGTAGGCAGATTATGAAAGACAATGCG GCGATGGCAGCGGCTCAACGCACTTTAAGCCCTCTAAGAGAACAGTCCTATCCTAATGGCAGGTCTAGTGTTTTCCCTTCAGGGTGTGAACCACAATGGCCCCACCAAGAAGGATTTA ATACTTCGATAAGGAGGAGCGATATGGGGACCTCAGTCATGCCCCCTATAATTTCAGGAGGGGCACGAATGTTCCATCCAGTGCACACATTCACAACTTGTAATCCGCTTTTCATGGAGACCTCAGCGGATCCAGCAATGGATATGGATAGAACGGCCATTTCTAATAATTCTCGCATAGAAACTTGTATCACCCCTAACATTTTCCCTCCAAGAG GTTGTCCTTGCTTCATAAGTTCATGCAAAAGCCCTTCGGGGCCCTACGGGGGAGAAtgtg ATTCTTCAATGGAAACAAGTGGAATGAGGAGCCCA CAGGAGCCTTGCGCGTCTTGGAGAGAGTCCCGAGTAGACACTTCTACCCCTAGTCAAACCTTAATGACGACTTCAATGGATGGAACAGGCTTTTTCCATCATCCCTTTATGGAGACCCGTTGCACCCATAATGTTTTCCCTTCGAGAG CTTGTCATTACCATATCGGTTCAATCAGAAGCACTTTGAAATCCGATGAGAgagaatttg ATCCTTCAATAGAGAAAAGTGGTAAAAGAACCCCTATAATGACCCACGCAAGTTCAAGGGGCGAACGAGAGTCCTATCCGGTGAACACTTCCACCATTTCTAGTCCGCCCTACGTGGAGACTCAATCACAGCCTGCAGTAGACATAGACAAAACATTCCCTTCTAGTCAGTCCTCTGTGCAGGCCCTTAGTACCTCTAATGTTTTACCTCCAAGGG ATTCTTCATTACCTTGGAATGATAAGAAGACCCCTGTAAGGGCCTTTGGGAGCTCAAGGGCACGAAAATTCTCTCCGGTGCACACTTCCACCCCTGCTGGTCCGCCATTAACGAAAATCCCACCAGAGTCCGGAGTGAAGATGGACAGAACAGGCACTTTTAGTGCGTCTCCCGGAGAAACCTCAAGAATTCCTAATGTTTTCTCTCCAAAGG CTTTTTCCTCTGACATAAGTCCAATTAGAAGCTCTCCGGAGGCCTATGAAAGAGAATTTG ATTCTTCAATGAGCGAGAGTGGCAAGAGAGCCCCTGTAATGCCCCTTTCACATTCAACGGTAGACACTTCCACTCCTTCCAGTTTGCTCGCCATAAAGACCTCCTCACGGAAGGACAAGGATAGCACTCCTG ATGCAGTTTACTGGAGCCGTGTTGCCAAATATGGAGACCCTGATGTAGAGGATGAGCAAAGGGAGACCAACGTGCGCTCCACATTGAAGTCCGACAGTAAAG AATCCCCTACAAATGGAGAGTGA
- the LOC136339194 gene encoding uncharacterized protein isoform X10 has protein sequence MQSVKKIRHILSEPSNPHTITTPIRASAPKILSAVDVSDMNHLTLSTNGSIEEVHVWNNLMDTMVTFIQACTHFMKIIANKVRAEYRESSPKEEDNLNEIIEGFEQECQSCRPSPSCGRDRGVPSKNILGTTFAVEKSVPQSGKDDRCTCAEIRTKRLEEKKDRFSSSKNKPQEAEDEEQPPEDHAIEVICGWDATLEHRMTMVRDIVKKLGNVQQEILRLQEALVKLQKIEAFKRMDPHGGLKQEALCRQIMKDNAAMAAAQRTLSPLREQSYPNGRSSVFPSGCEPQWPHQEGFNTSIRRSDMGTSVMPPIISGGARMFHPVHTFTTCNPLFMETSADPAMDMDRTAISNNSRIETCITPNIFPPRGCPCFISSCKSPSGPYGGECVLDSSMETSGMRSPVRPIAKLVNIGRFSSQQEPCASWRESRVDTSTPSQTLMTTSMDGTGFFHHPFMETRCTHNVFPSRACHYHIGSIRSTLKSDEREFDPSIEKSGKRTPIMTHASSRGERESYPVNTSTISSPPYVETQSQPAVDIDKTFPSSQSSVQALSTSNVLPPREDPCKGLWELKGTKILSGAHFHPCWSAINENPTRVRSEDGQNRHF, from the exons ATGCAATCTGTCAAAAAAATACGTCATATTTTGTCAGAACCATCAAACCCTCATACAATAACTACACCAATCCGAGCTTCGGCCCCCAAAATTCTAAGTGCAGTGGATGTATCAGACATGAACCACCTCACGCTATCCACCAATGGCTCGATCGAAGAGGTCCACGTATGGAACAATCTGATGGACACGATGGTCACCTTCATCCAGGCCTGTAcccattttatgaaaatcatCGCCAATAAAGTGAGAGCTGAATATAGAGAGAGCTCTCCTAAGGAGGAGGATAATTTGAATGAGATTATCGAAGG TTTTGAACAAGAATGCCAGTCGTGTAGGCCTAGCCCTTCTTGCGGGAGGGACAGAGGAGTGCCCTCGAAGAATATTTTAGGTACTACTTTTGCAGTTGAAAAATCTGTTCCCCAGAGTGGAAAAGATGACAGATGTACCTGCGCAGAAATTAGGACTAAACGATTAGAAGAGAAGAAAG ATAGATTCAGCTCCTCCAAGAACAAACCTCAAGAGGCAGAAGATGAAGAACAGCCTCCAGAGGACCATGCAA TTGAGGTAATTTGTGGATGGGATGCCACACTCGAACACCGCATGACGATGGTAAGGGACATAGTGAAAAAGCTGGGCAATGTCCAGCAGGAAATTCTGCGTTTACAAGAAGCCCTGGTAAAACTGCAGAAGATAGAAGCCTTCAAGAGAATGGATCCTCATGGTGGGCTTAAGCAAGAAGCCCTGTGTAGGCAGATTATGAAAGACAATGCG GCGATGGCAGCGGCTCAACGCACTTTAAGCCCTCTAAGAGAACAGTCCTATCCTAATGGCAGGTCTAGTGTTTTCCCTTCAGGGTGTGAACCACAATGGCCCCACCAAGAAGGATTTA ATACTTCGATAAGGAGGAGCGATATGGGGACCTCAGTCATGCCCCCTATAATTTCAGGAGGGGCACGAATGTTCCATCCAGTGCACACATTCACAACTTGTAATCCGCTTTTCATGGAGACCTCAGCGGATCCAGCAATGGATATGGATAGAACGGCCATTTCTAATAATTCTCGCATAGAAACTTGTATCACCCCTAACATTTTCCCTCCAAGAG GTTGTCCTTGCTTCATAAGTTCATGCAAAAGCCCTTCGGGGCCCTACGGGGGAGAAtgtg TTTTAGATTCTTCAATGGAAACAAGTGGAATGAGGAGCCCAGTAAGGCCCATTGCAAAGTTAGTGAACATAGGAAGATTTTCTTCGCAGCAGGAGCCTTGCGCGTCTTGGAGAGAGTCCCGAGTAGACACTTCTACCCCTAGTCAAACCTTAATGACGACTTCAATGGATGGAACAGGCTTTTTCCATCATCCCTTTATGGAGACCCGTTGCACCCATAATGTTTTCCCTTCGAGAG CTTGTCATTACCATATCGGTTCAATCAGAAGCACTTTGAAATCCGATGAGAgagaatttg ATCCTTCAATAGAGAAAAGTGGTAAAAGAACCCCTATAATGACCCACGCAAGTTCAAGGGGCGAACGAGAGTCCTATCCGGTGAACACTTCCACCATTTCTAGTCCGCCCTACGTGGAGACTCAATCACAGCCTGCAGTAGACATAGACAAAACATTCCCTTCTAGTCAGTCCTCTGTGCAGGCCCTTAGTACCTCTAATGTTTTACCTCCAAGGG AAGACCCCTGTAAGGGCCTTTGGGAGCTCAAGGGCACGAAAATTCTCTCCGGTGCACACTTCCACCCCTGCTGGTCCGCCATTAACGAAAATCCCACCAGAGTCCGGAGTGAAGATGGACAGAACAGGCACTTTTAG
- the LOC136339194 gene encoding uncharacterized protein isoform X9: MRLSKVEKSVPQSGKDDRCTCAEIRTKRLEEKKDRFSSSKNKPQEAEDEEQPPEDHAIEVICGWDATLEHRMTMVRDIVKKLGNVQQEILRLQEALVKLQKIEAFKRMDPHGGLKQEALCRQIMKDNAAMAAAQRTLSPLREQSYPNGRSSVFPSGCEPQWPHQEGFNTSIRRSDMGTSVMPPIISGGARMFHPVHTFTTCNPLFMETSADPAMDMDRTAISNNSRIETCITPNIFPPRGCPCFISSCKSPSGPYGGECVLDSSMETSGMRSPVRPIAKLVNIGRFSSQQEPCASWRESRVDTSTPSQTLMTTSMDGTGFFHHPFMETRCTHNVFPSRACHYHIGSIRSTLKSDEREFDPSIEKSGKRTPIMTHASSRGERESYPVNTSTISSPPYVETQSQPAVDIDKTFPSSQSSVQALSTSNVLPPRDSSLPWNDKKTPVRAFGSSRARKFSPVHTSTPAGPPLTKIPPESGVKMDRTGTFSASPGETSRIPNVFSPKAFSSDISPIRSSPEAYEREFDSSMSESGKRAPVMPLSHSTVDTSTPSSLLAIKTSSRKDKDSTPDAVYWSRVAKYGDPDVEDEQRETNVRSTLKSDSKESPTNGE, from the exons ATGAGATTATCGAAGG TTGAAAAATCTGTTCCCCAGAGTGGAAAAGATGACAGATGTACCTGCGCAGAAATTAGGACTAAACGATTAGAAGAGAAGAAAG ATAGATTCAGCTCCTCCAAGAACAAACCTCAAGAGGCAGAAGATGAAGAACAGCCTCCAGAGGACCATGCAA TTGAGGTAATTTGTGGATGGGATGCCACACTCGAACACCGCATGACGATGGTAAGGGACATAGTGAAAAAGCTGGGCAATGTCCAGCAGGAAATTCTGCGTTTACAAGAAGCCCTGGTAAAACTGCAGAAGATAGAAGCCTTCAAGAGAATGGATCCTCATGGTGGGCTTAAGCAAGAAGCCCTGTGTAGGCAGATTATGAAAGACAATGCG GCGATGGCAGCGGCTCAACGCACTTTAAGCCCTCTAAGAGAACAGTCCTATCCTAATGGCAGGTCTAGTGTTTTCCCTTCAGGGTGTGAACCACAATGGCCCCACCAAGAAGGATTTA ATACTTCGATAAGGAGGAGCGATATGGGGACCTCAGTCATGCCCCCTATAATTTCAGGAGGGGCACGAATGTTCCATCCAGTGCACACATTCACAACTTGTAATCCGCTTTTCATGGAGACCTCAGCGGATCCAGCAATGGATATGGATAGAACGGCCATTTCTAATAATTCTCGCATAGAAACTTGTATCACCCCTAACATTTTCCCTCCAAGAG GTTGTCCTTGCTTCATAAGTTCATGCAAAAGCCCTTCGGGGCCCTACGGGGGAGAAtgtg TTTTAGATTCTTCAATGGAAACAAGTGGAATGAGGAGCCCAGTAAGGCCCATTGCAAAGTTAGTGAACATAGGAAGATTTTCTTCGCAGCAGGAGCCTTGCGCGTCTTGGAGAGAGTCCCGAGTAGACACTTCTACCCCTAGTCAAACCTTAATGACGACTTCAATGGATGGAACAGGCTTTTTCCATCATCCCTTTATGGAGACCCGTTGCACCCATAATGTTTTCCCTTCGAGAG CTTGTCATTACCATATCGGTTCAATCAGAAGCACTTTGAAATCCGATGAGAgagaatttg ATCCTTCAATAGAGAAAAGTGGTAAAAGAACCCCTATAATGACCCACGCAAGTTCAAGGGGCGAACGAGAGTCCTATCCGGTGAACACTTCCACCATTTCTAGTCCGCCCTACGTGGAGACTCAATCACAGCCTGCAGTAGACATAGACAAAACATTCCCTTCTAGTCAGTCCTCTGTGCAGGCCCTTAGTACCTCTAATGTTTTACCTCCAAGGG ATTCTTCATTACCTTGGAATGATAAGAAGACCCCTGTAAGGGCCTTTGGGAGCTCAAGGGCACGAAAATTCTCTCCGGTGCACACTTCCACCCCTGCTGGTCCGCCATTAACGAAAATCCCACCAGAGTCCGGAGTGAAGATGGACAGAACAGGCACTTTTAGTGCGTCTCCCGGAGAAACCTCAAGAATTCCTAATGTTTTCTCTCCAAAGG CTTTTTCCTCTGACATAAGTCCAATTAGAAGCTCTCCGGAGGCCTATGAAAGAGAATTTG ATTCTTCAATGAGCGAGAGTGGCAAGAGAGCCCCTGTAATGCCCCTTTCACATTCAACGGTAGACACTTCCACTCCTTCCAGTTTGCTCGCCATAAAGACCTCCTCACGGAAGGACAAGGATAGCACTCCTG ATGCAGTTTACTGGAGCCGTGTTGCCAAATATGGAGACCCTGATGTAGAGGATGAGCAAAGGGAGACCAACGTGCGCTCCACATTGAAGTCCGACAGTAAAG AATCCCCTACAAATGGAGAGTGA